The following is a genomic window from Fibrobacter sp. UWH6.
TGACAGCCGCGGGAGCCTGGCCTATGTGGATTACTCGAATGCGTTCCTTTCTGTTGTTGAAATAAAAGATTCCATTGATTCCTACCATCCGGAAATTTCGCCAGATGGAAAGTGGGTGGCGTTCTGCACGGGGCTTGAAGGTGTTTCTGGAAAATCCTCTGTCTATGTTCGCAAGCTGAATGCAAGCGGCGAGCCTGCGATAAGACTGGATGTTGAATCGGCGGCCATACCTAGGTGGAATGTTCTTGAAAGCGGAGATACCGTTATCGTGTACGTTTCGGATGCCGGCGATAATAGCGATGAATCTACCTTTATGAAAAAGTCAACATGGCGTGTTCCTTTTTCTGGTGGAAAATTTGGCAAGCCTAAAAAACTGTTTGACGGATCCTATCATGGTGGCGTCCAGGGAAATTTTGCCGTTTCTGGATCGAAACTTTTGCGAGCTCACAAGAAAGATGTTGATACCGTCTGGTTTGATTCGAAACAGGCCTGCAATGTATCTTTGTCGAAATCCGGAAATGGGCAGACCCTGTTCCTTGATTTTGGGGACAAGACCGACAAGAATTTTGTGGGCGAAAAATATGGCGTTCACGAACGGATCCTGATTGCGGATAGTACCGGTGAACTGGTGAATTCTATTGGCGCTCCTTCGGGTTATGCATTTGACCATACCGAATGGGCCTCGTCAAATTTGATCGCTGCAACTTTGACTAACGGGGATGGCGCCCATTCCAAGGTTGTTGCCGTGAATACAAAAGATTCCAGCGTGACTGAACTGGTTGAAGGTGTAGAATTATGGCACCCTTCCCTATGGACTGAAAAACTGGATGCAGAACTGGATCAGAAACTCAGCTTGGATAGTGCGGCCGCTTATTATAGCGAAGATCAGGCTACCCACTATCTTTCGTACAAGTTAAGGCTGTTCTGGAATTACAAGGACTCCCTTGAAATTGTGGGCTTGGGCAATTCCCACATGAATGCGGGATTCTCTTCCAGTCTTTTGAGAAATGCCTTGAATATGGCTGTCATTCCTTGCGATATGTATTGCAGTCGTTATCTAATTGAAAATTATGTGCTGAACCATTGCCGTAATATTAAGTTCCTTGTTGTAGGTATTGATTTTGATTTGTGGAGGGATAGAGATGGGGTTGCTATTCTAGAAAACCAGGGCTCAGCTCTGGGGTACAAGTACGATATCAATCATGACTTCTGGAAGGATGGTTTGCTCAAGGGTTTTGTGGATGTTTCCCAGAAAAGCATGGTGGAAAATGAAGATATTATGACGACCTTTGATTATTACAGAGGGCAGGCGGCAACTGATGTTCAGAATGGCTGGTATGGCGAAGATGGTACTGCTGAAATTCTGGAACAAGGGTGGGATAAGGATAGCCCGAATCCAGAAGGAAACTACCAGGAACTTTTGAATATTTTGAAAATGGCAAAAAAAAATGGAGTGTATGTAATAGGTGTTGTTTTCCCCATCAGCCCCTACTATAAGAAAACAGACCAGTATGGTCGTCATGGTATGCTTCGCAGCACGGCAAAAAATTTCATCAAACGTTTAAAAGAACTGGATGAACTTGAAAAGTATTTTGTCCTGTTTGATGAAAATAAGATGGGGGATCATGATTACCCGTCTTCCATGGCGTATGATTATGACCACCTGAATATCTATGGATCCAAGCAGCTGACGGCACGACTGGACTCTCTTCTCAAGACTCTGGAGTAGTCCCTTTAAGATTGATCCTGTTCTGGATCCTTATCAAAGTCAGGTGTAATAAAGTCGGCGCAATATTGAGCAATCTGTTCGCGGAGTTTGTTTCCGCGGACTTTTCCCAACAGGATTTCTATATCTTCGAGCGGAGCGGCCATAAAGGCTTCTGCACTCTTGTATTTGCTTAGAATCTTGATGCGGGTTTCATGGCCGACGCCAGGCTGCTTTAGCCATTCCACTTCCAGATCCTTCTTGCGTTTGCTGCGCTGGTAGGTGATGGCGAAACGGTGGGCTTCGTCACGGGCGTTCTGCAGGAGTTTTAGGGCGGGGCTAGTTCTGTGCAGCACGATGCTCTTTCGGTCATCGGGGAATACGATTTCTTCGAGACGTTTGGCGAGACCGATTAGCGGTAAATCCTGATCGTGTCCCAGCTCCTTCAGAATTTGCATGGTGGCGTCCACCTGACCTTTACCGCCATCGCATACCCACAGGTCGGGCATGGGTGTGCCTTCATCTTCGAGACGGCGGATACGTCGGGTCATGACTTCACGCATGCTGGCGAAATCGTCTACACCCTCTACGGTCTTGATGATGAACTTGCGGTAGTTGGACTTGTCTGGTTTCCCGTTCTTGAAGGCCACGAGACTTGCCACCGTGTTGGTGCCGCTCAAGTGAGAAATGTCTACGCACTCGATTCTGAAAGGAGTCTTCTTGAGACCTAGAACTTTTTGCAGTTCGAAGACGCTCTGGTCGATTTCACTGTACTTCTGTACTTCGGCCCGCATTTCTACGAGGATCATGTCGGCGTTGGCACCTGCCAATTTCAGGAAGCCCAGTTTTTCACCTCGCTGTGGGTTGTTGAAATAGACCTTGTGTTTTGCTTGCTGCGTCAGGGCGTCTTGCAAAAGAGCCGCATCTTCGGGGAGGGCGATGTCTGTGGCGATTTCTCCGGGAATGAATTCCGCTTCGGCGTACCAGGTGAGAATCATCTGACGGAAAATTTCGGATTCGTCATCTTCAAGTTCGCATTTCAGCCGATAGTGGCGTCTGCCTGTAAGAACGCCTGCACGGTACTCCAGGATGACTGCGGCGGCTAGGCTTCCGTTGCGGCGCAGCGTCAGAATATCCAGGGAAAGGTTCGGGTCGGAAGTGTCGGTCTTGGCGTGGATACCTGTGGACTGAAGGGCTTGAATGGCGTCCCTTTTTTTGGCTGCCATTTCAAAGTCCAGGTTGGCGGCAGCCTCGTTCATCTCACGAGTCCAGATTTCC
Proteins encoded in this region:
- a CDS encoding TIGR02171 family protein → MAEFRFSKFAFFPVFQVLFSVSLLLGCDDGGSSSPLGEEDSERPGFVRVLSSGKSTVLGTDVGTAKANERPKMTVTFDYDYSIQDHEVTCGEYKSFDKSVNCQKDSLPVSNVNYYDAVLYANAKSKNEKLDTAYTYVKASYDGEGHCNGIEGLIFHPEVNAYRLPTEAEWIFAANMDWNVRNSWTADDDVDSPKKVCSRKKSMVCDMEGNVSEWVNDWLGLFRDTTISNYVGAPNGGSLGERVLKGGSFRNESSFVNRYSRGDVYVVTSTTRASYVGFRLAFGAIPNAVWLSETGLAQNSFVAPLASSATVRKLSGAYRAKLVFRDDSRGSLAYVDYSNAFLSVVEIKDSIDSYHPEISPDGKWVAFCTGLEGVSGKSSVYVRKLNASGEPAIRLDVESAAIPRWNVLESGDTVIVYVSDAGDNSDESTFMKKSTWRVPFSGGKFGKPKKLFDGSYHGGVQGNFAVSGSKLLRAHKKDVDTVWFDSKQACNVSLSKSGNGQTLFLDFGDKTDKNFVGEKYGVHERILIADSTGELVNSIGAPSGYAFDHTEWASSNLIAATLTNGDGAHSKVVAVNTKDSSVTELVEGVELWHPSLWTEKLDAELDQKLSLDSAAAYYSEDQATHYLSYKLRLFWNYKDSLEIVGLGNSHMNAGFSSSLLRNALNMAVIPCDMYCSRYLIENYVLNHCRNIKFLVVGIDFDLWRDRDGVAILENQGSALGYKYDINHDFWKDGLLKGFVDVSQKSMVENEDIMTTFDYYRGQAATDVQNGWYGEDGTAEILEQGWDKDSPNPEGNYQELLNILKMAKKNGVYVIGVVFPISPYYKKTDQYGRHGMLRSTAKNFIKRLKELDELEKYFVLFDENKMGDHDYPSSMAYDYDHLNIYGSKQLTARLDSLLKTLE
- the uvrC gene encoding excinuclease ABC subunit UvrC, encoding MISVSEHIQRRLNELPDRPGVYIMKNASGKIIYIGKAKVLKNRVRSYFDGSDHQGHRAATLMLPYIRDIEWIITETEEEALILEANLVRKHTPKYNVLLKDDKHFPYLAFSVREPFPRLFLTRSVRKDSNQYYGPYMSSRYVDKLKDICARLFKIRECNMELPARTPQRPCLNYHIGRCKAPCAGLVSREDYYKDVMQARLLLEGKRDDLQEIWTREMNEAAANLDFEMAAKKRDAIQALQSTGIHAKTDTSDPNLSLDILTLRRNGSLAAAVILEYRAGVLTGRRHYRLKCELEDDESEIFRQMILTWYAEAEFIPGEIATDIALPEDAALLQDALTQQAKHKVYFNNPQRGEKLGFLKLAGANADMILVEMRAEVQKYSEIDQSVFELQKVLGLKKTPFRIECVDISHLSGTNTVASLVAFKNGKPDKSNYRKFIIKTVEGVDDFASMREVMTRRIRRLEDEGTPMPDLWVCDGGKGQVDATMQILKELGHDQDLPLIGLAKRLEEIVFPDDRKSIVLHRTSPALKLLQNARDEAHRFAITYQRSKRKKDLEVEWLKQPGVGHETRIKILSKYKSAEAFMAAPLEDIEILLGKVRGNKLREQIAQYCADFITPDFDKDPEQDQS